The DNA sequence AGCCGAAGGACCCGCGCCGGCGCTGGTACGTCATCCACACGTACTCGGGCTACGAGAACAAGGTCAAGACCAACCTGGAGCGCCGCGTGGCATCGATGAACATGCAGAGCAAGATCTTCGAGGTCCTCATCCCCACCGAGGACGAGATCGAGGTCAAGGAAGGCAAGCGCCGGATTGCCAAGAGGAAGATCTACCCTGGCTACGTTCTGGTTGAGATGATCATGGACGACGACTCCTGGTACGTCGTTCGGAACACGCCGGGCGTCACCGGGTTCGTGGGGTCGGGGGCCCGTCCGGTTCCGCTGGACGAGAACGAGGTCAAGGTGATCCTGGGCCAGGTGACGGACGAGGTGCCCAAGCTGCGGATCAACTACCACAAGGGGGACACGGTCCGGATCACCTCCGGGCCGTTCCAGGAATTCACCGGCGTCGTGGATGAGATCCAGCCCGAAAAGGAGAAGGTGAGGGTCCTGGTCTCGATCTTCGGTCGCGAGACGCCGGTCGAGTTGGACTTCGCGCAGGTGGAGAGAACCTAGTCGACAGAGGCAGCGGGCATTTGGTCTGCTGCCCTCCGGGGTCTGGTCATGGCCAAGAAGGTCGTCGCGCGCGTCAAACTGCAGATCCAGGCCGGTAAGGCCACGCCGGCGCCGCCCGTGGGGACGGCGCTGGGCCCGCACGGCATCAACATCATGGAGTTCTGCAAGGCCTACAACGAGCGAACCGCCTCCCAGGCCGGCATGGTCGTACCTGCGGAGATCACGATCTACGCGGACCGCTCGTTCACCTTCGTGACGAAGACACCGCCGGCGTCCGTGCTGCTGAAGAAAGCGGCCGGCATCGAGACGGCGTCCGCGGAACCCAACAAGAAGAAGGTCGGGAAGGTAACCCGCAAGCAGGTGGAGGAGATCGCGAAGCTGAAGATGCCCGACCTCAACACGTCCTCGATCGAGTCGGCGATGCGGATGATCGAGGGAACGGCACGCAGCATGGGCATCGAGGTCGTGGGCTAGGATCTCGGATTGGCCCGGCGGTCCCCGGGCGCAGCAGCGGGAGGACGATCATGGCCAAGGCAGGTAAGCGGTACCTCGAAGCCGCCAAGCGCATCGACCGAACGAGACTGTACGATCCGGAAGAAGCCATCCGGCTCGTGAAGGACGGTGCCCGCGCGAAGTTCGACGAGACGATCGAGGCGGCGTTCCGTCTGGGCGTGGATCCCAAGCACGCCGACCAGCTCGTGCGGGGCACGGTCGTTCTGCCCCACGGCAGCGGCAGGCCCGTGCGGGTTCTCGTGTTCGCGAAGGGGGAGAAGGCGAAGGAGGCGGAGGGTGCTGGGGCGGACTTCGTGGGCGCCGAAGACCTCATCGAGAAGATTCAGGGGGGATGGATCGACTTCGATGTGGCGGTGGCGACGCCGGACATGATGGGGCAGGTGGGCCGGCTGGGGCGCATCCTGGGCCCGCGAGGCCTGATGCCCAACCCGAAGGCCGGCACGGTCACCCCAGACATCGCCAGGGCTGTGAGGGAGATCAAAGCCGGGAAGATCGAGTTCCGGGTGGACAAGTTCGGGATCGTCCACGCGCCCATCGGAAAGGCATCGTTCGACGAGCAGGCTCTGCGGGACAACTTCGCCGCCCTGACCGACGCGATCCTCAAGGCCAAACCGGCCGCGGCCAAGGGGACGTACCTGAAGAGCATCGCGCTGTCGTCGACCATGGGTCCGGCGGCTCGGGTGGACGCGGCGCAGGCGCAGGCGCTGGCCGCCGGCCGCGCGGCGTAGACCGTCGCCTGCTAGCAGCCGGGATCGACCACCGCCGGCGGGCGGGTGTGCGGGCTTGACGTGCCCGGTGCGGATTGGTTAGGATCAGCCGCGAATCGAATAGGTCCGCAGACCGCAGGACGCTGCCCCGGACGGGGGCAGGGGTAAAGCGCGAGCGCCTGCCGAGGACCGTCGGAACACCCAGGGCGTGGGTCGCCGCTCGTCAATCGAGAGGAGGCGGTCCGCGCGGGATCCGTCGGTGCCCGTCTGCGGGGCGCCGATTTCGTTTGGCGGCGTCGGTGCCGCCCCGATCGTGCGGAGGGTCGAGATGCCCAGACCCGAGAAGGTCGAGGCAGTCCAGAGGATCAAGGAGAAGATCCGCCGGGCCCAGGGCCTGGTGCTGACCGA is a window from the Armatimonadota bacterium genome containing:
- the nusG gene encoding transcription termination/antitermination protein NusG, whose product is MHTYSGYENKVKTNLERRVASMNMQSKIFEVLIPTEDEIEVKEGKRRIAKRKIYPGYVLVEMIMDDDSWYVVRNTPGVTGFVGSGARPVPLDENEVKVILGQVTDEVPKLRINYHKGDTVRITSGPFQEFTGVVDEIQPEKEKVRVLVSIFGRETPVELDFAQVERT
- the rplK gene encoding 50S ribosomal protein L11, which translates into the protein MAKKVVARVKLQIQAGKATPAPPVGTALGPHGINIMEFCKAYNERTASQAGMVVPAEITIYADRSFTFVTKTPPASVLLKKAAGIETASAEPNKKKVGKVTRKQVEEIAKLKMPDLNTSSIESAMRMIEGTARSMGIEVVG
- the rplA gene encoding 50S ribosomal protein L1; translation: MAKAGKRYLEAAKRIDRTRLYDPEEAIRLVKDGARAKFDETIEAAFRLGVDPKHADQLVRGTVVLPHGSGRPVRVLVFAKGEKAKEAEGAGADFVGAEDLIEKIQGGWIDFDVAVATPDMMGQVGRLGRILGPRGLMPNPKAGTVTPDIARAVREIKAGKIEFRVDKFGIVHAPIGKASFDEQALRDNFAALTDAILKAKPAAAKGTYLKSIALSSTMGPAARVDAAQAQALAAGRAA